A single region of the Silene latifolia isolate original U9 population chromosome 8, ASM4854445v1, whole genome shotgun sequence genome encodes:
- the LOC141595149 gene encoding uncharacterized protein LOC141595149 — protein MLAAQFIKTDDGQLYKKTAQGVLLRCIDKSTSEKVMEEVHDGECGPHMNAHMLAHKIMRLGYYWTTMKADCRKYVRHCHNCQIFANVQHVPPLMLYTMTSPWPFSTWGIDIIGKKLKIKHHKSSPYRPQTNGAVKAANKTVATILRKMTDNYREWPEKIPFALWRYMTSIRIATEATPYYLV, from the exons ATGTTGGCGGCCCAATTTATCAAGACCGATGACGGGCAGTTATACAAAAAGACCGCCCAAGGAGTTCTTTTACGATGTATCGATAAATCAACTTCCGAgaaggttatggaagaagtccatgacggagaatgtggGCCACACATGAACGCACACATGTTAGCCCATAAAATCATGAGATTGGGTTACTATTGGACCACGATGAAAGCGGACTGTCGGAAATATGTTAGGCACTGTCATAATTGCCAAATTTTCGCGAATGTCCAACATGTACCTCCTTTGATGTTGTACactatgacatctccctggccattttcaacctggggaatcgacataattggAAAG AAACTTAAGATCAAACATCACAAATCATCACCTTATCGCCCACAGACAAATGGTGCGGTAAAAGCTGCCAACAAGACTGTTGCAACTATTCTAAGGAAAATGACTGATAATTATCGGGAATGGCCTGAGAAgataccctttgcattatggCGGTATATgacttcaataaggatagcaacaGAGGCAACCCCATATTATTTGGTGTAA
- the LOC141595151 gene encoding uncharacterized protein LOC141595151 → MYYKKGWFFFRFTKDQDLCTILRGSTWSLGSHSFVFKKWHPNISKELDTVSKVPVWVTLPDLDPLFWSEKALSKIASKIGNPLYADPVTTHKERLPFARIMVEVDLSQKLTDDKLRHEEHKCRLHITVEKDDQNVQVTNTEGTLEQTVLQLDSVTVEKPLVTAKTRSMRIVLVLSVVAGDKASFMCGLNSAEERYDLWTFLQHIRPHYPWVCLGDFNCVRSVEERISDTAPNLQAIDDYFFQKKSCSLELTRVKKTKAKNILKKYFGNWNSICNYDKHYNGRIWVLFNPRTVSISTTQVEAQVISCSVHHFETNNDISLGFVYGSNDVVQREALWDSLRSAASYNPWMVLGAFNVVRCPEEKLSSNPPLLHEMLEFNSCVSDCHLDDISSPGCDMT, encoded by the exons atgTACTATAAAAAGGGTTGGTTCTTCTTTCGATTTACAAAGGATCAGGATCTTTGTACTATTCTGCGGGGTAGTACCTGGAGCCTAGGTAGTCATTCTTTTGTTTTCAAGAAGTGGCATCCGAATATTTCAAAGGAGCTTGATACTGTGTCTAAGGTTCCTGTCTGGGTCACCTTGCCTGACTTAGATCCATTATTCTGGTCTGAGAAAGCTTTGAGTAAGATTGCGAGCAAGATTGGTAATCCCTTATATGCTGATCCTGTTACAACTCATAAGGAGAGGCTGCCTTTTGCTAGGATAATGGTCGAGGTGGACTTATCTCAAAAGCTCACTGATGAT AAACTTAGGCATGAAGAACATAAGTGTAGACTTCACATAACAGTGGAGAAGGATGACCAAAATGTACAGGTGACAAATACTGAGGGCACTCTGGAGCAGACTGTTTTACAGTTGGACTCAGTTACAGTGGAGAAACCTTTAGTCACTGCTAAGACAAGGAGTATGAGAATTGTTCTTGTGCTTAGTGTTGTGGCTGGGGACAAG GCTTCTTTTATGTGTGGACTCAATTCTGCAGAAGAAAGATATGATCTCTGGACCTTCCTTCAGCATATTAGACCCCATTATCCTTGGGTGTGTCTTGGGGATTTTAACTGTGTCAGGTCGGTTGAGGAGAGAATCAGTGATACTGCTCCCAATTTGCAAGCTATTGATGATTATTTCTTCCAAAAAAAAAGTTGCAGCTTGGAAT TAACCAGGGTTAAGAAAACTAAGGCTAAGAACATTCTTAAGAAATATTTTGGTAATTGGAATAGTATCTGTAACTATGATAAACACTACAATGGGAGAATTTGGGTGCTTTTTAATCCTCGTACAGTTTCCATTAGTACTACTCAGGTTGAGGCTCAAGTAATAAGTTGTTCAGTTCATCATTTTGAGACCAATAATGATATCAGTCTTGGTTTTGTTTATGGGAGTAATGATGTTGTCCAGAGAGAAGCTTTGTGGGATTCTCTTCGTTCTGCTGCTTCTTATAATCCTTGGATGGTGTTAGGTGCTTTTAATGTAGTTAGGTGCCCTGAGGAAAAGCTTAGCTCTAATCCTCCCCTTTTACATGAGATGCTAGAGTTTAACTCTTGTGTTTCTGACTGTCACTTGGATGATATTAGTAGCCCTGGGTGTGATATGACCTAG